A genomic region of Equus caballus isolate H_3958 breed thoroughbred chromosome 1, TB-T2T, whole genome shotgun sequence contains the following coding sequences:
- the RGS10 gene encoding regulator of G-protein signaling 10 isoform X1: MESVCTLCLRARGFGPVLDIHDSDGSPSSSHQNPKSTAKWAASLENLLEDPEGVKRFREFLKKEFSEENVLFWLACEDFKKTQDKKQMQEKAKEIYMTFLSSKASSQVNVEGQSRLNEKILEEPHPLMFQKLQDQIFNLMKYDSYSRFLKSDLFLKHKRTEEEEEDAPDAQSAAKRASRIYNT, encoded by the exons ATGGAAAGTGTGTGTACATTGTGTCTGCGTGCTAGAGGATTCGGCCCAGTCTTAG ACATCCACGACAGCGATGGGAGTCCCAGCAGCAGCCACCAGAACCCCAAGAGCACAGCCAAGTGGGCGGCCTCTCTGGAGAATCTGCTCGAAGACCCAGAAGGCGTGAAAAGATTTAGG gaatttttaaaaaaggaattcagtgaagaaaatgtgttattttgGCTCGCATGTGAAGATTTCAAGAAAACACAAGATAAGAAGCAG ATGCAGGAAAAGGCAAAGGAGATCTACATGACCTTTTTGTCCAGCAAGGCGTCGTCACAAGTCAACGTCGAGGGGCAGTCCCGGCTCAATGAGAAGATACTGGAAGAACCACACCCGCTGATGTTCCAGAAGCTCCAGGACCAG ATCTTCAACCTCATGAAGTATGACAGCTACAGCCGCTTCTTGAAGTCTGACTTGTTTTTAAAACACAAGCGAAccgaggaagaggaagaagacgCACCCGATGCTCAAAGTGCAGCTAAAAGAGCTTCAAGAATTTATAACACATGA
- the RGS10 gene encoding regulator of G-protein signaling 10 isoform X3, translating into MDHIHDSDGSPSSSHQNPKSTAKWAASLENLLEDPEGVKRFREFLKKEFSEENVLFWLACEDFKKTQDKKQMQEKAKEIYMTFLSSKASSQVNVEGQSRLNEKILEEPHPLMFQKLQDQIFNLMKYDSYSRFLKSDLFLKHKRTEEEEEDAPDAQSAAKRASRIYNT; encoded by the exons ATGGACC ACATCCACGACAGCGATGGGAGTCCCAGCAGCAGCCACCAGAACCCCAAGAGCACAGCCAAGTGGGCGGCCTCTCTGGAGAATCTGCTCGAAGACCCAGAAGGCGTGAAAAGATTTAGG gaatttttaaaaaaggaattcagtgaagaaaatgtgttattttgGCTCGCATGTGAAGATTTCAAGAAAACACAAGATAAGAAGCAG ATGCAGGAAAAGGCAAAGGAGATCTACATGACCTTTTTGTCCAGCAAGGCGTCGTCACAAGTCAACGTCGAGGGGCAGTCCCGGCTCAATGAGAAGATACTGGAAGAACCACACCCGCTGATGTTCCAGAAGCTCCAGGACCAG ATCTTCAACCTCATGAAGTATGACAGCTACAGCCGCTTCTTGAAGTCTGACTTGTTTTTAAAACACAAGCGAAccgaggaagaggaagaagacgCACCCGATGCTCAAAGTGCAGCTAAAAGAGCTTCAAGAATTTATAACACATGA
- the RGS10 gene encoding regulator of G-protein signaling 10 isoform X2: protein MFNRAVSRLSRKRPPSDIHDSDGSPSSSHQNPKSTAKWAASLENLLEDPEGVKRFREFLKKEFSEENVLFWLACEDFKKTQDKKQMQEKAKEIYMTFLSSKASSQVNVEGQSRLNEKILEEPHPLMFQKLQDQIFNLMKYDSYSRFLKSDLFLKHKRTEEEEEDAPDAQSAAKRASRIYNT, encoded by the exons ATGTTTAACCGCGCGGTGAGCCGGCTCAGCAGGAAGCGGCCGCCGTCAG ACATCCACGACAGCGATGGGAGTCCCAGCAGCAGCCACCAGAACCCCAAGAGCACAGCCAAGTGGGCGGCCTCTCTGGAGAATCTGCTCGAAGACCCAGAAGGCGTGAAAAGATTTAGG gaatttttaaaaaaggaattcagtgaagaaaatgtgttattttgGCTCGCATGTGAAGATTTCAAGAAAACACAAGATAAGAAGCAG ATGCAGGAAAAGGCAAAGGAGATCTACATGACCTTTTTGTCCAGCAAGGCGTCGTCACAAGTCAACGTCGAGGGGCAGTCCCGGCTCAATGAGAAGATACTGGAAGAACCACACCCGCTGATGTTCCAGAAGCTCCAGGACCAG ATCTTCAACCTCATGAAGTATGACAGCTACAGCCGCTTCTTGAAGTCTGACTTGTTTTTAAAACACAAGCGAAccgaggaagaggaagaagacgCACCCGATGCTCAAAGTGCAGCTAAAAGAGCTTCAAGAATTTATAACACATGA